A genomic stretch from Fodinibius salinus includes:
- a CDS encoding bile acid:sodium symporter family protein, whose product MAESLDAIRINLDDSGLLAMNISLAIIMFGVALELSVNDFKRLLNDPKPTLVGVFSQFVLLPALTFLLILGFEPKPSLALGMFMVAACPGGNISNFFSLLAEGNAALSVSMTAIATLFAIVMTPFNFTLWASFYEPTNLILKDIHLNLWEVFKIVGLILGVPLVVGMLVRSWKEPLADQISSWIKGFGILFFAGFVLVAFSMNINNFLNYVHLVVGLVFFHNAFALSSGYGLAWLFNLDRKDRKSIAIETGIQNSGLGLLLIFTFFNGLGGMALVAAWWGIWHIITGLVIGWYWSIGKSALQRVFQKA is encoded by the coding sequence ATGGCTGAATCCTTAGACGCGATCCGCATAAATCTAGATGACAGTGGTTTGCTGGCAATGAATATTTCGCTGGCAATTATCATGTTTGGAGTGGCACTGGAACTTTCTGTCAATGATTTTAAGCGGCTGCTGAATGATCCCAAGCCTACCTTAGTGGGCGTTTTTTCACAGTTTGTGTTGCTGCCTGCACTTACTTTTTTATTGATATTAGGATTTGAACCAAAGCCGAGCCTGGCGCTGGGTATGTTCATGGTTGCGGCTTGTCCCGGTGGAAATATTTCAAACTTTTTTTCTCTTTTAGCTGAAGGTAATGCAGCTCTTTCGGTAAGCATGACGGCTATTGCTACTCTTTTTGCCATTGTAATGACCCCCTTTAACTTTACCCTGTGGGCCAGTTTTTATGAGCCAACAAATCTTATTTTAAAAGATATTCATCTAAATTTGTGGGAGGTTTTTAAGATTGTGGGGCTCATCCTGGGAGTGCCTCTTGTTGTGGGTATGCTCGTACGGTCTTGGAAAGAGCCACTGGCTGATCAAATATCATCCTGGATTAAAGGATTTGGGATATTGTTTTTTGCCGGTTTTGTATTGGTAGCCTTTAGTATGAATATTAACAACTTTTTGAATTACGTGCATTTGGTGGTCGGCTTGGTGTTTTTTCACAATGCCTTTGCACTAAGCAGCGGATATGGATTGGCCTGGCTCTTTAATCTTGACCGCAAAGACCGTAAATCCATTGCCATAGAAACCGGTATTCAAAATTCAGGATTGGGGCTGTTGCTTATCTTTACCTTTTTTAACGGCCTTGGAGGCATGGCTTTGGTCGCCGCTTGGTGGGGCATCTGGCATATTATTACCGGTCTGGTCATAGGCTGGTACTGGTCAATTGGCAAGTCAGCCCTGCAGCGGGTATTTCAGAAGGCTTGA
- a CDS encoding LpqB family beta-propeller domain-containing protein, with product MPSSGRVTLAGLSEGDVDAKLSGIAGNCSVNGSNPQTVTITAGDTTSTSFAVSCQTVADGQIAFISDRDGDGEVFLMNTDGSSPTKLTDNSDTDFAGPISPTGTKIAFVSDRGGSTTHLYVMNADGSNVQQLTSSGASVNLLLAGISWSPDGSTLAFVDSRSGNGEVYTIGADGSGEQRLTNNSATDTWPHWSPDGSKILYASDTDGDYEIYTMNTDGTGRQQLTTDSDNNGMARWSPDGSKVAFASNRSGNLEIYTMNPDGTGVQQVTSDPGSDEFPSWSPDGSELAFYTDRAGNDEVYKINADGSGIPTNLTANNASDVNPYWSPVE from the coding sequence ATGCCTTCGTCGGGCAGGGTAACCTTGGCCGGCCTCTCCGAAGGGGACGTGGATGCCAAGCTGTCCGGGATCGCCGGCAACTGTTCGGTCAACGGCAGCAATCCCCAAACGGTGACCATTACGGCCGGAGATACCACCTCCACCTCCTTTGCCGTGAGCTGCCAGACCGTGGCCGACGGCCAAATTGCCTTTATCAGCGACCGGGACGGGGACGGGGAAGTCTTCCTGATGAATACCGACGGCTCCTCACCGACGAAACTCACCGACAACTCCGACACTGATTTTGCCGGGCCGATTTCTCCGACCGGCACCAAAATTGCTTTTGTCAGTGACCGCGGCGGGTCTACAACTCACCTGTATGTGATGAATGCTGACGGGTCGAACGTCCAGCAGCTGACATCCTCGGGAGCGAGTGTGAATCTATTACTAGCAGGGATTAGCTGGTCGCCGGACGGTTCCACTCTGGCTTTTGTGGACAGCCGCAGCGGGAATGGGGAAGTTTATACGATCGGGGCCGACGGCAGCGGCGAGCAGCGGCTGACCAACAACAGCGCAACGGATACCTGGCCCCACTGGTCACCGGACGGCTCCAAGATTCTCTATGCCAGCGATACCGACGGGGATTATGAGATTTACACCATGAATACCGACGGGACCGGCCGCCAGCAGCTCACCACCGACAGCGATAATAATGGTATGGCTCGTTGGTCCCCCGATGGCAGTAAGGTAGCCTTTGCCAGCAACCGTTCAGGGAACCTAGAAATTTACACCATGAACCCTGACGGCACCGGCGTGCAGCAGGTAACTAGCGACCCGGGGTCGGATGAGTTCCCCAGCTGGTCGCCGGATGGCAGTGAGCTGGCCTTTTATACTGACCGTGCTGGGAATGATGAAGTGTATAAAATTAATGCTGACGGTAGCGGGATTCCGACTAACCTGACGGCCAACAACGCCAGTGACGTTAACCCCTACTGGAGCCCGGTGGAGTAA
- a CDS encoding DUF5050 domain-containing protein, with product MTITAGDTTSTSFTVECQAVADGKIAFSSNRDGDTEVFLMNTDGSSPTKLTDNTAADFAGPISPDGTKVAFTSDRGGSTTHLYVMDADGANVQQLTAAGAQVVPTDIASWSPDGSELAFVDSRSGNNEIYTIGADGSGEQRLTNNSARDAFPHWSPDGSKIVYASNTDGDYEIYTMNPDGTGRQQLTSDSYNNATPRWSPDGSTIVFDSNRSGNQLLYTMNPDGTGVQQLTNDPATDAYPSWSPDGSELAFTSYRDGNGEIYKINADGSGIPTNLTANGAGDLIPYWSPVE from the coding sequence GTGACCATTACGGCCGGGGATACCACCTCCACATCCTTTACCGTGGAGTGCCAGGCCGTGGCTGATGGCAAGATTGCCTTTAGCAGTAACCGCGACGGGGATACGGAGGTGTTCCTGATGAATACCGACGGCTCGTCCCCGACGAAACTAACCGACAACACCGCCGCTGACTTTGCCGGACCCATTTCTCCCGACGGCACCAAGGTTGCCTTTACGAGTGACCGCGGGGGTTCTACGACCCACCTGTATGTGATGGATGCCGACGGGGCAAATGTCCAGCAGTTGACGGCCGCGGGAGCGCAAGTGGTTCCGACAGATATAGCCAGCTGGTCCCCGGACGGTAGCGAACTGGCCTTCGTGGACAGTCGCAGCGGGAATAACGAAATTTATACGATCGGGGCCGACGGCAGCGGGGAGCAGCGGCTGACCAACAACAGCGCTCGTGATGCCTTCCCCCACTGGTCCCCGGATGGTTCCAAGATTGTCTATGCCAGCAATACCGACGGGGACTATGAGATTTACACCATGAATCCCGACGGGACCGGCCGCCAGCAGCTCACCAGCGATTCTTATAATAATGCCACGCCCCGGTGGTCGCCGGATGGCAGTACAATTGTCTTTGACAGTAACCGTTCAGGGAACCAATTGCTTTATACGATGAACCCCGACGGCACCGGCGTGCAGCAATTGACTAACGACCCGGCGACAGATGCCTACCCCAGCTGGTCCCCGGACGGCAGTGAACTGGCCTTTACCTCTTACCGCGATGGGAATGGGGAAATCTATAAAATTAATGCTGACGGCAGCGGAATTCCGACTAACCTAACGGCCAACGGCGCCGGTGATCTTATTCCTTATTGGAGCCCGGTGGAGTAA
- a CDS encoding YraN family protein, with product MSNKSNREIGDEGEELAAAYLESKGYTILERNYHFEHAEVDIVAYDNEAYIIFVEVKTRSSNQFGEPEEYVDDEKIANVYKAAEAWLYERKMDGAPVRFDVIGILQQKGQAPDISHYENAFRPGR from the coding sequence ATGAGTAATAAATCCAACCGCGAAATTGGCGATGAGGGCGAAGAGCTGGCCGCCGCTTATCTGGAATCCAAAGGATACACTATCCTGGAGCGTAACTACCATTTTGAACATGCTGAGGTGGATATCGTCGCTTATGATAATGAAGCCTACATTATCTTTGTGGAGGTAAAAACCCGTTCTTCCAATCAGTTTGGTGAACCTGAAGAATATGTGGATGATGAAAAGATTGCCAATGTCTATAAGGCCGCCGAGGCCTGGCTGTATGAACGCAAAATGGACGGGGCTCCTGTTCGCTTTGATGTGATTGGTATCTTACAACAAAAGGGGCAAGCTCCAGACATTTCGCACTATGAAAATGCGTTTCGACCAGGGCGATAA
- a CDS encoding GbsR/MarR family transcriptional regulator, translated as MDSKHSKTHEEALEQFVLLWGEMASAWGINKTMAQIHALLYAEADPLDTDTIMNHLDISRGNANMNLRKLVQWQLIHKVHFKGKRKDFFTAEKDVWNIVSTIIRERQQREVAPIRENLNETLALFDEPDSLSGEEQAFKERIENFTTFLEMFERFTEALLPYISKSNLKFLKHLVKLAEMKNNITEPNQPPEDE; from the coding sequence GTGGATTCAAAACACTCGAAAACGCATGAAGAAGCATTAGAACAATTTGTATTGCTTTGGGGCGAAATGGCCTCCGCTTGGGGTATCAATAAAACAATGGCACAAATTCATGCCCTACTGTATGCCGAGGCTGATCCGTTGGATACTGACACAATCATGAACCACTTGGATATCAGCCGAGGGAATGCCAATATGAACCTGCGTAAACTGGTGCAGTGGCAGCTCATCCACAAGGTACATTTTAAGGGCAAACGAAAGGATTTTTTCACCGCCGAGAAAGACGTCTGGAATATTGTATCTACTATCATACGCGAGCGACAACAACGTGAGGTAGCACCCATCCGTGAAAATCTTAATGAGACCCTTGCTCTTTTTGATGAGCCGGATTCACTTTCGGGGGAAGAACAAGCATTCAAAGAACGGATAGAAAATTTCACTACCTTTCTGGAAATGTTTGAACGCTTTACCGAAGCGCTGTTGCCCTATATCAGCAAAAGTAATCTCAAGTTCTTGAAACATTTGGTGAAGCTTGCAGAAATGAAAAACAACATCACCGAACCCAACCAACCTCCTGAGGATGAGTAA
- a CDS encoding FmdB family zinc ribbon protein, with amino-acid sequence MPTYKYKREDGTTFETRQSINDDALEECPDTGQKVKRVISGGGGVVYKGDGWYVTDYKDSDRKEKRAEAAEKKNGTTDSADSNDSTSNNKTATDNNTSD; translated from the coding sequence ATGCCTACATACAAATACAAACGAGAAGACGGAACCACCTTTGAAACCCGCCAAAGTATTAATGATGATGCCCTCGAAGAATGTCCCGATACGGGCCAAAAAGTTAAGCGGGTTATCAGCGGCGGAGGCGGCGTAGTCTATAAAGGCGACGGCTGGTACGTCACTGATTATAAAGACAGTGACCGTAAAGAAAAGCGGGCCGAAGCAGCCGAAAAAAAGAACGGGACCACTGATTCTGCTGACTCTAACGACAGTACTTCGAATAACAAGACCGCTACTGACAATAACACATCTGATTAA
- a CDS encoding pyridoxal phosphate-dependent aminotransferase has protein sequence MISSRAQSVAPSATLAISDKAKELKEEGKSIISLSAGEPDFNTPKHICQAAINAINNGFHGYTMNTGTPGLRKSITNKLQRDNNLSYSPSQIVCTNGAKQALGFSMLAMIDEGDEVIIPAPYWVSYPQMVNVADGTPVTVRTSFDNNYRITAQQLKDAITEQTKAVMLCSPSNPTGTCYSREELKALADVLDDHPQVNIISDEIYEYIVFEDEHVGILNVAPQLKERTVLINGFSKGFAMTGWRLGYLAAPQDFTDAVAKIQSQETSAPSAISQKAGEAAYRGSLDAVTKMREAFKKRRDYIVGALSEIEGVKCFTPSGAFYVFPDISHYFGRSDDNGTTIESSTELCMYLIEQHGLAAVPGDAFGEPNGIRLSYAAGMDQLKEAISRLKKGLQELS, from the coding sequence ATGATTTCATCCCGTGCGCAATCGGTAGCTCCCTCTGCAACACTTGCCATTTCTGACAAAGCAAAAGAACTTAAGGAAGAGGGAAAATCCATCATATCACTCAGTGCCGGCGAACCCGACTTCAATACTCCCAAACACATTTGTCAGGCTGCCATTAACGCTATTAATAATGGCTTTCACGGTTACACCATGAATACCGGGACCCCCGGACTGCGAAAAAGCATCACCAACAAACTACAGCGCGACAATAATCTGAGCTACAGTCCCTCCCAAATTGTGTGTACCAACGGCGCTAAACAAGCACTCGGTTTTAGCATGCTGGCAATGATTGACGAGGGTGATGAAGTTATTATACCTGCTCCCTACTGGGTTTCCTATCCACAAATGGTAAACGTAGCCGACGGGACGCCCGTGACGGTACGCACTTCTTTTGATAATAACTACCGGATAACGGCCCAGCAGCTAAAAGACGCCATTACCGAACAGACCAAAGCCGTAATGCTCTGTTCTCCCTCCAATCCTACGGGCACTTGCTATAGCAGAGAGGAATTAAAGGCACTGGCAGACGTTTTGGATGATCATCCCCAAGTAAATATTATCTCAGACGAAATTTATGAATATATCGTTTTTGAGGATGAGCATGTCGGGATCTTGAATGTAGCTCCCCAACTTAAAGAACGCACGGTACTCATTAACGGTTTTTCCAAAGGGTTTGCTATGACGGGCTGGCGACTGGGTTACCTGGCAGCACCTCAGGATTTTACTGATGCCGTTGCCAAAATTCAAAGCCAGGAAACTTCAGCTCCTTCGGCTATTTCTCAAAAGGCCGGTGAAGCCGCCTATAGAGGATCTCTTGATGCAGTAACAAAAATGCGAGAAGCTTTTAAGAAACGTCGCGACTACATCGTTGGTGCATTATCTGAAATCGAAGGTGTCAAATGCTTTACCCCCTCAGGTGCTTTTTATGTATTCCCTGATATCAGCCATTATTTTGGACGCTCGGATGATAACGGAACCACTATTGAATCCAGCACAGAGCTGTGCATGTACCTTATTGAGCAACATGGACTTGCTGCAGTACCCGGTGATGCTTTTGGCGAACCCAATGGCATACGGCTGAGCTACGCCGCTGGCATGGACCAGCTTAAAGAAGCCATAAGCCGGCTGAAAAAAGGACTGCAAGAACTATCCTGA
- the coaD gene encoding pantetheine-phosphate adenylyltransferase, which yields MKTLALYPGSFDPVTYGHLDILERATELFDKVIITIAINKQKETVFTGDEREALIAECLEDKNWASRVEIQQFTGLLVDFAKEKNAQTLVRGVRQVSDFEYEFRMALTNRRLAPEVDTVFLMPNEQLTFISASLVKEIAHWDGDLSSFVPEHVSNALREKFDHT from the coding sequence ATGAAAACATTAGCACTTTATCCCGGTTCTTTTGATCCCGTCACCTATGGACACCTTGACATCCTTGAACGCGCCACCGAACTTTTTGACAAAGTCATTATCACCATTGCCATCAACAAACAAAAGGAAACGGTATTTACCGGAGATGAACGTGAAGCCCTTATTGCTGAATGCTTAGAAGATAAAAATTGGGCCAGCCGCGTTGAGATTCAACAGTTTACCGGCCTACTTGTTGACTTTGCCAAAGAAAAAAATGCCCAAACGCTGGTGCGCGGCGTGCGGCAGGTTTCCGATTTTGAATATGAATTCCGTATGGCCCTCACTAACCGCCGGCTGGCACCTGAAGTAGATACGGTATTTCTGATGCCCAACGAGCAGCTCACCTTCATTTCGGCCTCGCTGGTTAAAGAAATTGCCCATTGGGATGGCGACCTATCCTCTTTTGTACCTGAACACGTGAGTAATGCATTACGAGAAAAATTTGACCATACGTAA
- the rsmD gene encoding 16S rRNA (guanine(966)-N(2))-methyltransferase RsmD, with protein sequence MRIITGLLKGRRINMPSTLNVRPTAARTREGLFSILDARKFIRNTRVLDLFAGSGSLGIEAISRGAEKVLFVDSDRRNTQHIENVCNEFNIADQIRTAPTTVQKFLDGIPLPYDIVFCDPPYDFPDMYEMIATITTDGWLAEGGWLILEHDKRHNFTDHPHCAYYKEYGRTHVSIFLDEPGIEF encoded by the coding sequence ATGCGTATCATTACCGGTTTATTGAAAGGGCGACGAATTAATATGCCCAGCACACTTAATGTTCGACCTACTGCAGCACGAACCAGAGAGGGGTTGTTCTCTATTCTGGATGCCCGAAAGTTTATCCGAAATACACGGGTACTAGATCTTTTCGCCGGCTCGGGCAGTCTTGGCATCGAAGCTATCTCACGCGGGGCCGAAAAGGTCCTTTTTGTGGACAGCGACCGCCGCAATACCCAACACATCGAAAATGTGTGCAACGAATTTAACATTGCTGACCAAATTCGCACCGCCCCGACAACCGTTCAAAAATTTCTAGACGGTATACCGCTGCCCTACGACATTGTATTTTGTGATCCTCCGTATGACTTCCCTGACATGTATGAAATGATTGCAACCATCACTACTGACGGATGGCTGGCTGAAGGCGGATGGCTAATCCTGGAACACGACAAGCGGCACAATTTTACTGATCATCCGCACTGTGCCTATTACAAAGAATACGGTCGTACGCATGTAAGCATCTTTCTTGATGAACCCGGAATCGAATTTTAA
- a CDS encoding thiopurine S-methyltransferase → MEISYWQSRWQKNNIGWHMEEVYPLLPKLWSKMSALAGATVLVPLCGKTLDLKWLANRGYQVVGIDVSAKALHAVMDDVDEPFIEDSSHGFTIYRSDNIKLWEGDFLNLPVTAVPTPNVIYDKASIVALPPDMRKEYTNKILQLCGNQTEILLQTFCYNQNEMNGPPFSVDKQEINRHYGQQFDIHLLHQQSKFEELKKFQHRGLSSYLTEKVFRLKPKT, encoded by the coding sequence ATGGAAATTAGCTATTGGCAAAGCCGTTGGCAAAAGAATAATATTGGCTGGCATATGGAGGAAGTTTATCCGCTGCTGCCAAAATTGTGGTCCAAGATGTCGGCACTAGCAGGTGCAACGGTTTTGGTACCATTATGCGGGAAAACACTTGACCTGAAATGGCTGGCCAACCGCGGATACCAAGTCGTGGGCATTGATGTCTCGGCCAAGGCACTGCATGCTGTTATGGATGATGTGGACGAACCCTTCATCGAAGATTCCAGCCATGGGTTTACTATATATCGATCCGATAATATTAAACTTTGGGAGGGAGATTTTCTCAATCTGCCGGTAACGGCTGTTCCAACGCCCAATGTTATTTATGATAAAGCCTCCATTGTTGCACTGCCTCCGGATATGCGTAAAGAATACACCAATAAAATTCTTCAACTCTGCGGAAATCAAACGGAAATACTGCTTCAGACTTTTTGTTATAATCAAAATGAAATGAACGGTCCCCCCTTTTCTGTGGATAAACAGGAAATAAACCGGCATTACGGACAGCAGTTTGATATCCATTTACTCCATCAGCAATCAAAATTTGAGGAGCTCAAAAAGTTCCAGCACAGGGGATTATCTTCCTATCTTACGGAAAAAGTATTTCGACTAAAACCAAAAACATAA
- a CDS encoding MgtC/SapB family protein, with translation MEFNIDWIPIFKVFFAMFLGGLMGLEREMAQKPAGLRTHMLVAGASSLLVVLGDLMIANYSSGPVVEAIQSDPIRIIEAIITGISFLGAGTIIFRNQDETVEGLTTAASILFAGAIGITVALQEFIFATILTLIAIVILFGLGYIENFVKRLRSRFYDDNSNQ, from the coding sequence ATGGAATTTAATATTGATTGGATACCAATTTTTAAAGTCTTTTTTGCAATGTTCTTGGGTGGGCTAATGGGTTTAGAACGAGAGATGGCCCAGAAGCCGGCCGGTCTGCGCACGCACATGCTCGTGGCGGGTGCCTCTTCGTTGCTTGTTGTCCTGGGGGACCTGATGATTGCTAACTACAGTAGTGGACCTGTCGTTGAGGCTATCCAGTCAGATCCTATCCGTATTATTGAAGCTATTATTACCGGTATTAGCTTTTTAGGAGCAGGAACGATTATTTTTAGAAATCAGGACGAAACCGTAGAGGGATTGACAACAGCCGCTTCTATTTTATTTGCTGGTGCCATTGGTATTACGGTTGCATTACAAGAATTTATATTTGCTACTATTCTTACCCTAATTGCCATCGTAATTCTTTTTGGATTAGGTTATATTGAGAACTTTGTAAAACGGCTGCGCAGTCGTTTTTATGATGACAATTCCAATCAATAA
- a CDS encoding MATE family efflux transporter encodes MNRKILRLAIPNILSNLSVPLLGAVDTALIGHLDDAYYLGAIAVGSMIFNFIFWGFGFLRMGTTGLTAQAFGEEEQTASIMTLARALTVAAVIGVLIVVLQIWIADFSFWLVEASAEVERYTRIYFNIRIFTAPATLCLYAINGWFLGMQNARYPMIVTIFLNSLNIILDVFFVYSLGMHVDGVAWGTLIARYAGLSLAVILLVVKYKDWLQNYVHKLLLEVKAIKKFFSVNRDIFIRTLCLITTFSFFTAKSAEFGNVVLAANSILLQLWMIVSYGIDGFAYAAESLIGRYTGSDQQKRINLAVKYCFIWGIGIGVLASGVYAIFNVHILKIFTNQQDVIDTAMIYFLWTIAGPTVSSFSYIWDGIFIGATATGPMRNSMIIATGLVFLPTYGIGVFYLGNHALWLAMTLFMIARGATLTFFAPKHILRSNTG; translated from the coding sequence TTGAACCGAAAAATACTTCGCCTGGCCATCCCCAACATTCTTAGCAATCTGTCGGTACCGCTGCTGGGTGCAGTGGATACTGCGCTTATTGGTCACCTTGATGATGCTTATTACCTGGGAGCCATTGCTGTAGGGAGCATGATTTTCAACTTTATCTTTTGGGGATTTGGTTTCCTGCGGATGGGCACAACAGGTCTTACAGCACAGGCCTTTGGGGAAGAAGAGCAAACCGCAAGTATTATGACGTTGGCACGCGCACTTACAGTGGCTGCGGTGATTGGTGTACTTATTGTGGTTCTGCAGATCTGGATTGCTGACTTTAGCTTTTGGCTGGTTGAAGCCTCTGCCGAAGTAGAGCGTTATACACGCATTTATTTCAATATACGCATATTTACCGCCCCGGCAACGCTTTGTTTATATGCCATCAATGGTTGGTTTTTGGGGATGCAGAATGCTCGCTATCCCATGATTGTGACGATCTTTTTAAACAGCCTGAATATTATTCTGGATGTCTTCTTTGTGTATAGCTTGGGTATGCATGTAGATGGTGTGGCCTGGGGTACGCTCATTGCTCGCTATGCTGGTCTTTCACTGGCCGTTATCTTACTGGTAGTCAAATACAAGGATTGGCTGCAAAATTACGTGCACAAGCTGTTGCTGGAAGTTAAAGCAATCAAGAAATTTTTCTCTGTTAACCGCGATATATTTATTCGTACGCTGTGTCTTATTACTACCTTCTCATTTTTTACGGCTAAGTCTGCCGAGTTTGGTAATGTAGTGCTGGCTGCCAATTCTATTTTGCTTCAGCTTTGGATGATCGTTTCCTACGGCATCGATGGGTTTGCATATGCAGCCGAGAGCCTGATTGGTCGATATACAGGTTCCGATCAGCAGAAACGGATAAACTTGGCTGTTAAATACTGCTTTATCTGGGGAATCGGGATTGGCGTGCTGGCATCGGGAGTATATGCTATTTTCAATGTTCATATTTTGAAAATTTTTACCAACCAGCAGGATGTGATAGATACGGCTATGATCTACTTTTTATGGACCATCGCCGGTCCCACAGTAAGCAGTTTTTCTTATATCTGGGACGGGATTTTTATCGGAGCTACGGCTACGGGACCCATGCGTAATTCGATGATTATTGCTACGGGACTAGTCTTTTTGCCGACGTATGGTATTGGGGTATTTTATCTGGGGAACCACGCGCTGTGGCTGGCAATGACGCTTTTTATGATTGCCCGCGGAGCCACGCTGACTTTCTTTGCTCCCAAGCATATTTTGAGATCTAATACCGGTTAG
- a CDS encoding BspA family leucine-rich repeat surface protein — translation MSYKLLSLAALLGGLLVFGSCNSNNTKPQDDDTKPQYKLTLSASPSNGGSVSPTEQLYQEGSTAEIAATSSQEWIFAGWEGDHTGTSSTTTITVDSDKNITAIFEKKQYALTINTTGQGNVDQQVVSSKPTDYDSGTVVELTANPNADWKFVEWQGAITGSGNPQQITIDEPKEVTAVFEAFYLASNGVTIICEAASVGDTGTINGTTYTKRSKSQITPSNAPTTCTSGITDMSNLFDGASTFNGDISHWDVSSVTNMSSMFYIADVFNGDLSSWDVSGVTNMSAMFQGASSFNQNLSSWDVSAVTDMNSMFAGASAFNQDLTNWNVSSVTDMGVMFAGADAFNGDISGWDVSSVTEMSRMFEDADVFDGGIGSWDVGSVENMRQMFKDASSFDGNISSWDVSNVTNMRYMFAFAFVFNGDISNWNVSSVTNMSFMFQYANAFNGDLSNWDVSSVTDMYSMFRSANSFNQDIGSWNTSAVTNMDFMFNDASSFNQDISTWCVSNISSEPTDFDTNAGFDGNSSIQPQWGTCPSP, via the coding sequence ATGTCTTATAAACTACTATCATTAGCTGCGCTACTGGGCGGACTCCTGGTGTTTGGCAGCTGCAACTCCAACAATACCAAACCACAAGACGATGATACCAAACCGCAATATAAGCTCACCCTGAGTGCCTCTCCCTCCAATGGGGGTAGTGTATCGCCTACTGAACAGCTATACCAAGAAGGCAGCACGGCCGAAATTGCGGCCACTTCCAGCCAAGAGTGGATCTTCGCGGGCTGGGAAGGAGACCACACCGGCACCAGCAGCACAACCACTATTACGGTGGATTCGGATAAAAATATTACGGCGATCTTTGAGAAAAAGCAGTATGCCCTTACGATCAATACCACCGGACAGGGCAACGTGGACCAACAGGTGGTCTCGAGTAAACCCACCGATTACGATAGCGGCACGGTGGTAGAGCTGACGGCCAACCCCAATGCGGACTGGAAGTTTGTAGAATGGCAGGGGGCGATCACGGGCTCCGGCAATCCCCAGCAGATAACCATTGACGAGCCTAAAGAGGTAACGGCGGTATTTGAGGCATTTTACCTGGCATCCAACGGAGTGACCATCATCTGTGAAGCAGCTAGCGTGGGTGATACCGGCACGATCAACGGTACAACTTATACCAAGCGCAGCAAGTCCCAGATCACTCCTTCCAATGCCCCCACCACTTGTACCTCCGGTATCACCGATATGAGCAATTTATTTGATGGGGCCAGCACCTTTAATGGGGATATTAGCCACTGGGATGTATCCAGCGTGACAAATATGAGTTCTATGTTTTATATAGCGGATGTTTTTAACGGAGACCTTAGCAGCTGGGATGTGTCCGGGGTAACGAATATGAGTGCCATGTTTCAAGGTGCTAGTTCCTTCAATCAAAATCTGAGTAGTTGGGATGTTTCGGCAGTAACTGATATGAATTCAATGTTTGCTGGTGCTTCAGCCTTTAATCAGGATCTTACCAACTGGAATGTATCTTCGGTGACGGATATGGGCGTTATGTTTGCTGGAGCAGATGCCTTCAACGGAGATATCAGCGGCTGGGATGTCAGTAGTGTGACAGAAATGAGCCGTATGTTTGAGGATGCCGATGTTTTTGACGGGGGTATTGGCAGCTGGGATGTGGGGAGTGTAGAAAATATGCGTCAAATGTTTAAAGATGCCTCTTCCTTTGATGGAAATATCAGCAGTTGGGATGTGTCAAATGTGACAAATATGCGTTACATGTTTGCTTTTGCTTTTGTCTTCAACGGAGATATCAGCAACTGGAATGTTAGTAGTGTAACGAATATGAGCTTTATGTTTCAGTATGCTAATGCTTTTAATGGAGATCTTAGCAACTGGGATGTATCCTCCGTAACTGACATGTATAGTATGTTTAGGTCTGCCAACTCTTTTAATCAAGATATTGGCAGCTGGAATACCTCGGCAGTAACCAATATGGATTTCATGTTTAATGATGCTTCATCCTTCAACCAGGATATTAGCACTTGGTGTGTATCCAACATTTCGTCAGAGCCCACTGATTTTGATACCAATGCCGGTTTTGACGGGAATAGCAGCATTCAGCCGCAGTGGGGCACATGTCCCAGCCCGTAG